A stretch of the Bacillus sp. B-jedd genome encodes the following:
- a CDS encoding SGNH/GDSL hydrolase family protein, with translation MKKQSREAANASLPSYIDYYRHSDRKALYHLALGDSIIRGVGAGEDQNLISQFSNELGRLTEKKVEFWNEGINGMTSSELRQLVDEGKYDGEIENADIITVNIGGNDVLRAAKKTDFQSVFKAFDTLQSTFRENLEDIAAKITEKNPQATVVFLELYNPLNPETSYYNVADKLLPKWNVNIYKTAEKIPTAMVVETSHVINGENLGNLSPDGVHPNSLGYKAIAMEIIEHFRTSPKNGGNLTLSGTYLH, from the coding sequence ATGAAGAAACAATCACGGGAAGCCGCAAATGCCAGCCTGCCATCATATATAGATTATTACCGACATTCGGACCGGAAGGCTCTTTACCATCTTGCTCTTGGCGATTCTATCATTCGCGGGGTTGGAGCAGGAGAAGACCAGAACCTTATCAGCCAGTTCTCCAATGAGCTTGGCCGCCTGACTGAAAAGAAAGTCGAGTTCTGGAACGAAGGAATCAATGGCATGACAAGCAGCGAATTGCGCCAGCTAGTCGACGAAGGAAAATATGACGGTGAAATTGAAAACGCGGATATCATTACAGTCAATATTGGCGGAAATGATGTTTTGAGGGCTGCGAAGAAAACAGATTTTCAATCCGTCTTTAAAGCCTTTGATACGCTGCAATCGACTTTCCGGGAAAACCTGGAGGACATTGCGGCTAAAATTACAGAAAAAAACCCTCAAGCCACGGTTGTATTTCTCGAATTATATAATCCTCTTAACCCTGAAACAAGCTATTACAATGTTGCAGACAAGCTTTTGCCAAAATGGAATGTTAATATATACAAAACAGCTGAAAAAATTCCAACCGCGATGGTAGTTGAAACTTCTCATGTGATTAACGGAGAAAATCTTGGAAACCTGTCGCCTGACGGGGTTCATCCTAACTCGCTTGGCTACAAAGCGATTGCAATGGAAATTATTGAACATTTTCGGACAAGCCCGAAAAACGGCGGGAATTTAACACTATCTGGGACATATTTACATTGA
- a CDS encoding sensor histidine kinase codes for MRVKYFYQQLFSHIGVLIIAFLVLSLLFTHYVENLVYQSKTDELLEYGENILNDLEWSNPSDANAVINQYARVLFGRDIQFSVFAVNGRSVRLMNPIDWQGPDIVLKGNDWQKLRSGEPVVIKSDLKRYNQNVSIVTVPYNADGEFVGGVLLISPVKGPREMISGINEYLLFTVLISLGVSFLLSWLLSRIHVMRIKRIQKAASVVASGDYTVHVPASNFDEIGELSNDFNQMVNKINQSMEEIESLENRRRQFMADVSHEMRTPLTTISGVIEGLRNDMIPEAEKEKGIDLVSKETKRLIRLVNENLDYEKIRSNQVVLQKEDIQLAEAFEIIKDQLDMQAAEKGNKITIHVDEETMIYADYDRLLQILINITKNSIQFTENGTISLTGYAVDGKTVIEIEDTGIGIEPEEVEKIWRRFYKADLSRTGNPYGAFGLGLSIVKQLVQLHDGEIMVTSEKGNGTKFTIKIPYKQES; via the coding sequence ATGAGAGTTAAATATTTTTACCAGCAATTATTTAGCCATATCGGCGTTCTGATTATCGCTTTTCTCGTATTGAGCCTTCTGTTCACCCATTATGTTGAGAACCTCGTTTACCAAAGCAAAACCGATGAGCTCCTTGAGTATGGCGAGAATATTCTCAATGATTTGGAGTGGAGCAATCCGAGCGATGCGAATGCGGTCATCAATCAATACGCCAGGGTACTTTTCGGAAGGGATATTCAGTTCAGTGTTTTCGCTGTGAACGGCAGGAGTGTCAGGTTGATGAATCCAATTGACTGGCAGGGACCGGATATCGTCCTAAAGGGAAATGACTGGCAAAAGCTCCGTTCTGGCGAGCCCGTGGTGATTAAATCTGATTTAAAGCGCTACAACCAGAATGTTTCCATTGTCACAGTACCATACAATGCTGACGGGGAATTCGTTGGAGGGGTCCTGTTAATCTCGCCTGTCAAAGGACCGCGGGAAATGATCAGCGGCATTAATGAATATTTGTTGTTCACTGTCCTGATTTCGCTTGGAGTTTCCTTTTTGCTAAGCTGGCTCCTTTCCCGGATCCATGTGATGCGAATAAAGCGGATTCAGAAAGCTGCTTCGGTTGTAGCTTCAGGTGATTATACCGTTCATGTACCCGCTTCGAACTTTGACGAAATTGGCGAGCTCTCGAATGATTTTAATCAGATGGTCAATAAAATCAATCAATCGATGGAGGAAATTGAAAGCCTTGAAAACAGGCGCAGGCAGTTTATGGCGGATGTCTCGCATGAAATGCGGACACCGCTGACGACAATCAGCGGCGTCATTGAAGGGCTTAGAAACGATATGATTCCAGAGGCTGAAAAGGAAAAAGGCATCGACCTTGTCAGCAAGGAAACAAAGAGGCTGATCCGGCTCGTGAATGAAAATCTCGATTATGAAAAAATCCGTTCCAATCAGGTTGTTTTGCAAAAAGAAGACATCCAGCTTGCCGAAGCTTTCGAAATTATCAAGGACCAGCTGGATATGCAGGCTGCTGAGAAAGGAAATAAAATTACTATCCATGTTGATGAGGAAACAATGATTTACGCCGACTATGACCGGCTTTTGCAAATCCTGATCAATATTACGAAGAACAGCATCCAGTTTACCGAGAATGGAACGATTTCGCTGACAGGCTACGCTGTAGATGGCAAAACGGTAATTGAAATCGAGGATACAGGCATTGGCATAGAACCTGAAGAAGTCGAGAAAATCTGGCGCCGTTTCTATAAAGCGGACCTTTCGAGAACAGGGAATCCATATGGCGCCTTCGGCCTCGGTCTGTCGATTGTCAAGCAGCTTGTCCAGCTCCATGATGGCGAGATCATGGTAACGAGTGAAAAGGGAAATGGAACAAAATTCACGATTAAAATTCCATATAAGCAAGAAAGTTAA
- a CDS encoding response regulator transcription factor, which produces MRILVIEDNESVCEMIGMFFLKEGIEGEFVHNGLDGYKRYKEEGWDLLIVDWMLPGMDGVTLCRKIREEKSEIPIIMLTAKDSESDQVLGLEMGADDYVTKPFSPLALMARIKAVARRYQKAGEAGTGQKNMIVTKHFAINKDTREVLLDGSAITDLTPKEFDLLSFLASNPRQVFTRDQLLERVWGYQFYGDERTVDVHIKRLRKKVGTQAQPFFHTVWGVGYKFDESVEADES; this is translated from the coding sequence ATGAGAATTCTAGTGATCGAAGATAACGAAAGCGTTTGTGAAATGATTGGGATGTTTTTTTTGAAAGAGGGAATTGAAGGCGAATTTGTCCATAATGGCCTTGACGGATACAAGCGTTACAAGGAGGAAGGCTGGGACCTGCTGATTGTCGATTGGATGCTGCCAGGGATGGATGGGGTGACGCTTTGCCGGAAAATCCGGGAAGAAAAGAGCGAAATCCCGATTATCATGCTGACTGCCAAGGATAGCGAGTCGGATCAGGTTCTGGGCCTCGAAATGGGTGCGGATGATTATGTGACAAAGCCGTTCAGCCCGCTTGCCTTAATGGCGAGGATAAAAGCCGTGGCCCGGAGATACCAGAAGGCTGGGGAAGCCGGAACAGGCCAAAAGAATATGATTGTGACGAAGCATTTTGCAATAAATAAGGATACGAGGGAAGTCCTGCTTGATGGATCAGCAATCACAGACCTGACTCCGAAAGAGTTTGACCTGCTTTCCTTCCTCGCCTCAAATCCGCGCCAGGTATTTACGCGCGACCAGTTGCTTGAACGGGTTTGGGGCTATCAGTTCTATGGGGATGAGCGGACCGTGGATGTCCACATTAAGCGACTAAGGAAAAAAGTCGGCACGCAAGCCCAGCCTTTTTTTCATACTGTTTGGGGCGTCGGCTACAAATTTGATGAATCGGTAGAGGCAGATGAGAGTTAA
- a CDS encoding Dps family protein: MSKELTSIVNKQVANWSVLYIKLHNYHWYVTGPEFFTLHAKFEELYNEAGIHIDELAERLLALGEKPVATMKDCLEMASVKEADGGESATEMVKSVVKDFTTLIGELKEGMELAAETGDETTGDMLLAIHASLEKHVWMLNSFLGK; the protein is encoded by the coding sequence ATGAGCAAAGAGTTAACATCGATTGTCAACAAGCAGGTAGCAAACTGGAGCGTTCTTTATATTAAGCTCCACAATTACCATTGGTATGTGACTGGACCGGAGTTTTTTACTCTTCATGCAAAATTTGAGGAACTTTACAATGAAGCTGGCATCCACATCGACGAGCTGGCTGAGAGGCTGCTGGCCCTTGGGGAAAAACCAGTCGCGACCATGAAGGACTGCCTTGAAATGGCATCCGTCAAGGAAGCTGACGGCGGGGAAAGTGCGACAGAAATGGTGAAGTCGGTAGTGAAGGACTTTACAACACTGATCGGTGAACTGAAAGAAGGAATGGAACTTGCCGCCGAAACAGGCGACGAAACAACTGGGGACATGCTCCTTGCCATCCATGCCAGCCTAGAAAAGCATGTATGGATGCTGAATTCCTTCCTCGGAAAATAA
- a CDS encoding S1C family serine protease produces MSENYQDYGQITPEPQHKLEQKPAKTGKFKSFLSTISAGVIGSALTLAAVNYTDLHSLTDFDKQQQGQTENASSPTANLVPASTASRTQNGSVADMVEKSSKAIVGIVNYQEQNNPFSNSQGVVEKGSGSGVIFKKSGGSAYIVTNNHVIENAQKLEVSFDNGKKAEAKVVGADALTDLAVIKVDANYAPDTIDFADSSSLRPGDEVFAIGNPLGLDLSRTVTRGIVSAIDRSIDVSTSAGEWKLDVIQTDAAINPGNSGGALINTAGQVIGINSLKISESGVEGLGFAIPSNNVVPIVNEMIEKGKVDRPYLGVSLADFEEIHPAFLQDLPKGVDSGTMVTLVQPGSGADKAGLQKQDVIVSINGEKVNNSSDLRRYMYSNVKAGDKVKLKIYRNGKEITVEVTLSGNSMTN; encoded by the coding sequence ATGAGTGAAAATTACCAAGACTATGGACAAATAACTCCTGAGCCGCAGCATAAACTGGAACAAAAGCCTGCCAAGACAGGAAAATTTAAAAGCTTTCTTTCAACCATCAGCGCGGGCGTCATCGGATCTGCTTTGACCCTCGCAGCTGTTAATTATACAGACTTACATTCTTTAACGGACTTTGACAAACAACAGCAAGGCCAAACGGAAAACGCTTCTAGTCCGACTGCTAATCTTGTGCCGGCATCAACCGCTTCCAGAACTCAAAATGGGTCAGTAGCCGATATGGTCGAAAAATCATCAAAGGCGATTGTCGGTATTGTGAATTATCAGGAGCAGAACAATCCATTCAGCAACAGCCAGGGCGTTGTTGAAAAGGGATCAGGCTCCGGTGTGATCTTTAAGAAATCCGGCGGCAGCGCCTATATTGTCACGAATAACCACGTGATAGAAAACGCGCAAAAGCTCGAAGTTTCCTTCGATAATGGCAAAAAGGCGGAAGCTAAAGTTGTCGGCGCCGATGCGTTGACGGACCTTGCTGTCATCAAGGTAGATGCCAATTATGCTCCAGATACGATTGATTTCGCCGATTCGTCGAGCTTAAGGCCCGGGGATGAAGTTTTCGCAATCGGAAACCCGCTCGGACTTGATCTTTCGAGGACGGTAACTAGAGGAATAGTCAGCGCGATTGACCGAAGCATCGATGTTTCCACATCCGCTGGCGAATGGAAGCTGGACGTCATCCAGACTGATGCGGCGATTAACCCGGGTAACTCTGGCGGAGCCCTTATCAACACTGCCGGCCAGGTCATCGGAATCAACTCGCTGAAGATATCCGAAAGCGGAGTCGAGGGACTTGGATTTGCGATTCCTAGTAATAATGTCGTCCCGATTGTTAATGAAATGATTGAAAAAGGCAAAGTGGACCGTCCTTATCTCGGGGTGAGCCTAGCTGACTTTGAAGAAATCCACCCGGCTTTCCTTCAGGACCTTCCTAAGGGCGTTGACTCCGGTACAATGGTCACTTTAGTCCAACCGGGTTCAGGTGCGGACAAGGCAGGCCTGCAGAAACAAGATGTCATTGTGTCGATTAACGGGGAAAAGGTGAACAACTCTAGTGATCTTCGAAGGTATATGTACTCGAATGTTAAGGCCGGTGACAAAGTAAAACTGAAAATTTACCGGAACGGCAAGGAAATAACGGTTGAAGTGACTTTGAGCGGGAACAGTATGACGAATTAA
- a CDS encoding YceI family protein, giving the protein MAKTKWAIDPVHSSVDFSVRHMMIANVKGSFKAFDATVVADPADLTNAEISFAIDAASIDTRNEDRDNHLRSADFFDAENNPKITFTATDIKKTDEGEYDVTGDLTIRGVTRPVTFSVVYEGSGKDPWGNEKAGFSGAGSINRADYGLTWNAALETGGVLVGDKIKISFEIQAAKAE; this is encoded by the coding sequence ATGGCAAAAACAAAATGGGCAATTGATCCTGTACACAGCAGTGTTGATTTTTCAGTAAGGCATATGATGATCGCAAATGTGAAAGGAAGCTTCAAAGCATTTGATGCGACGGTTGTAGCAGATCCTGCAGACCTGACAAATGCGGAAATTTCTTTTGCAATAGACGCGGCAAGTATCGATACTCGTAACGAGGACCGTGACAACCACCTGCGTTCAGCGGATTTCTTTGATGCGGAAAATAACCCGAAAATCACTTTTACCGCTACTGATATCAAAAAAACCGATGAAGGTGAGTATGATGTAACGGGAGACCTGACAATCCGCGGAGTCACCCGTCCTGTAACTTTCTCTGTCGTTTATGAAGGAAGCGGCAAGGATCCATGGGGCAATGAAAAGGCTGGCTTCAGCGGCGCAGGTTCCATTAACCGCGCTGACTATGGCCTTACCTGGAATGCAGCTCTAGAAACCGGTGGTGTCCTTGTCGGAGATAAAATCAAAATCTCCTTTGAAATCCAAGCGGCAAAAGCTGAATAA
- a CDS encoding C39 family peptidase yields the protein MKKFFGYMVVLVGIIVLTGFFLLPKQELASVPQNKENAQSAAEEKEKTPAAIQEAPKSETKLSAKAVPEKPVTDILLDVPFLNQMAAPRLYNGCEVTSLAMILKYKGIEVTKNELASKIKRVPLQYQNGQYGNPYTGFVGNMENGPGLGVYHGPIFTLAKEYAGSRAEDLTGMPFDRVIEKLAEGTPVWVIINTAYAPLNQSHFKTWNTPEGKVDITFKMHSVALTGFDETYIYLNDPYGTKDRKVNRESFRKAWEQIGSQAIVIN from the coding sequence ATGAAGAAGTTTTTTGGTTACATGGTTGTGTTAGTAGGGATTATTGTCCTGACAGGTTTTTTCCTGCTTCCGAAGCAGGAATTGGCGTCTGTCCCGCAAAATAAAGAGAACGCCCAATCGGCAGCTGAAGAAAAAGAAAAAACTCCAGCGGCAATCCAGGAAGCTCCTAAATCAGAAACCAAGCTCTCAGCAAAGGCTGTTCCCGAAAAGCCTGTGACAGATATCCTGCTTGACGTCCCGTTTTTAAACCAGATGGCAGCACCGCGGCTTTACAATGGCTGTGAAGTGACGAGCCTGGCAATGATTCTGAAATACAAAGGGATTGAAGTCACGAAAAATGAGCTTGCCAGTAAGATCAAGCGCGTCCCGCTTCAATACCAGAATGGCCAGTACGGCAATCCATATACCGGCTTTGTCGGAAACATGGAGAACGGTCCGGGGCTCGGCGTATACCATGGACCTATTTTCACACTGGCAAAAGAATATGCCGGTTCGCGTGCCGAAGACTTGACTGGAATGCCTTTCGATCGAGTGATCGAAAAACTGGCGGAAGGTACCCCAGTATGGGTAATTATAAACACGGCATATGCCCCGCTTAACCAAAGCCATTTTAAAACATGGAACACACCTGAGGGAAAGGTGGACATTACTTTTAAAATGCACAGCGTTGCATTGACCGGCTTTGATGAAACCTATATCTACCTGAATGATCCGTATGGAACGAAAGACAGGAAGGTAAACAGGGAAAGCTTCCGGAAAGCATGGGAGCAAATAGGAAGCCAGGCCATTGTCATAAATTAA